The Candidatus Flexicrinis affinis genome has a segment encoding these proteins:
- a CDS encoding class I SAM-dependent methyltransferase, whose translation MMNGLTAVYQGVWLGLLSGTHLREITARHYAKADSYRSDDHNLQGFFDWEVGVFHRFFRDCQTIMLGAAGGGREIVALARLGKTVSAFECQPALVESARHLLKARAIDAELVLAKPDHVPASFGSFDGLILGWGGYAHIAGRGARIDFLKQFRTHVDTGGPILISFFVNSAVSRKMRWTFRIARVIRRIRLSREPVELRDALCNRYEHYFTEDEVRAELEAAGFELVYYAAEPFGHAVGRAV comes from the coding sequence ATGATGAACGGTCTGACGGCGGTGTATCAAGGGGTTTGGCTGGGCCTTCTGTCCGGCACGCATCTTCGCGAGATCACCGCACGGCATTACGCAAAGGCCGACTCGTATCGATCCGACGATCACAATCTGCAGGGGTTCTTTGATTGGGAGGTCGGTGTCTTTCATCGCTTCTTCAGGGACTGTCAGACCATCATGTTGGGCGCGGCCGGCGGGGGACGCGAAATCGTCGCCCTCGCCAGGCTGGGCAAGACCGTGTCGGCGTTTGAATGCCAACCAGCGCTCGTCGAAAGCGCGCGCCATCTGCTCAAGGCTCGCGCCATCGACGCCGAATTGGTGTTAGCCAAACCCGATCACGTGCCCGCGTCGTTCGGCAGCTTCGATGGGCTGATCCTCGGCTGGGGCGGTTACGCTCATATTGCTGGACGCGGCGCACGAATCGATTTCCTCAAGCAGTTTCGTACGCACGTCGACACGGGCGGCCCGATCCTCATCTCGTTCTTTGTGAACAGCGCAGTCTCAAGAAAGATGCGCTGGACATTTCGGATCGCGAGAGTCATTCGCCGGATCCGCCTGAGCCGCGAGCCGGTCGAGCTGCGCGATGCCCTGTGCAACCGCTACGAGCACTACTTTACTGAGGACGAGGTCAGGGCGGAGCTGGAAGCGGCCGGCTTCGAGCTGGTCTACTACGCGGCCGAGCCCTTCGGCCACGCCGTCGGCCGCGCGGTCTGA
- a CDS encoding aminotransferase class I/II-fold pyridoxal phosphate-dependent enzyme gives MTDRIYLSPPHMSGAELELVTQAFADNWIAPAGPHLAEFERQFCALTGAKHAIALSSGTAAIHLALLVLGVQPGDEVLVSTLTFSGSVNPILYVGAKPVFIDSEEHSWNMDPNLLAEAIRARAARGKLPAAVMPVHLYGQSADIGPILDVAERYETPVIEDAAEALGASYRGRHPGTFGRLGAFSFNGNKIITTSGGGMLVSNDKALIDHARKLSTQAREPVPHYEHTEIGYNYRLSNVLAAIGCGQLTVLEDRVRRKREIYEFYRERLSDLPGLTFVDEMPYGRHTRWLTVMLVDPAQFGANREQIRLHLESHNIESRPLWKPMHLQPVFRDYEVVGGSVAESLFERGLCLPSGTALTNEQLDRIVSAIREMRN, from the coding sequence GTGACTGACCGAATCTACCTCTCTCCACCCCACATGTCGGGCGCTGAGCTGGAGCTCGTCACGCAGGCATTCGCCGACAATTGGATCGCGCCGGCGGGGCCGCACTTGGCCGAGTTTGAACGCCAGTTCTGTGCCCTCACTGGCGCGAAGCACGCCATAGCCCTGTCGTCCGGGACCGCGGCGATTCATCTGGCGCTGCTCGTCCTTGGCGTCCAGCCGGGCGATGAAGTGCTAGTCTCCACGCTGACGTTTTCCGGCAGCGTCAACCCGATCCTGTATGTCGGAGCCAAGCCGGTCTTCATAGACAGCGAAGAGCATTCGTGGAATATGGATCCGAACCTGCTCGCCGAGGCGATCCGCGCGCGTGCCGCACGAGGGAAGCTCCCCGCAGCGGTGATGCCGGTCCATCTCTACGGGCAATCGGCGGACATCGGGCCAATCCTTGACGTGGCCGAACGATATGAAACTCCGGTCATCGAGGATGCCGCTGAAGCGCTAGGTGCAAGCTATCGAGGGCGTCATCCGGGGACGTTCGGACGTCTCGGTGCATTCTCCTTCAACGGGAACAAGATCATCACGACATCGGGCGGCGGTATGCTAGTGTCGAACGACAAGGCGCTAATCGATCACGCGCGAAAACTGTCGACACAGGCACGTGAACCCGTTCCGCATTACGAACACACCGAGATCGGTTACAACTATCGCCTGAGCAATGTGCTAGCGGCGATCGGATGCGGTCAGCTGACCGTGCTTGAAGACCGCGTGCGACGCAAGCGCGAGATCTACGAATTCTACCGGGAGCGGTTGAGTGACCTGCCGGGATTGACCTTTGTCGATGAAATGCCCTACGGCCGCCACACGCGATGGCTGACCGTCATGCTGGTTGATCCGGCACAATTCGGGGCTAACCGCGAACAAATCCGGCTCCACCTCGAGAGCCACAACATCGAGTCGCGGCCACTGTGGAAGCCAATGCACCTTCAGCCTGTATTCCGGGATTACGAGGTCGTAGGAGGTTCCGTTGCCGAGTCGTTGTTCGAACGCGGTCTGTGCCTGCCTTCCGGCACGGCGTTGACCAACGAACAGCTCGATCGGATCGTGTCGGCGATACGTGAGATGAGGAATTAG
- a CDS encoding nucleotidyltransferase family protein — MSRQATPDRSSLQLIADVLVGRRVASDVDANAWPQIPQRAEHHGLAPMLYAALRLQDLPGEAQPALQSLAVSVRQHAVHWMLLERAQVEIAQALDHAGIPAIWLKGGALAHTLYPDPALRPMVDLDVLVPFDQREDALRVVQSTGYDFYEMDESLLGRSDNVLRQKLSHHYHLRDGPGGHVILELHFRLLSYDDSSLSLDDHAWFWSQRTPVRLSDGTMLDTLSPDAHLLYLCAHALIQHGRDDFRLLRYLDIHLLIQFSYINWTVVTERAIQLGWTPAVEETLRMCRDYFATELPEDVLHRLAQSRSALGVERVERMAGAGNRWERVRTNLRALSVREAIVYAAQIVIPRPPYMRSRYRVPEGRPVWPYYLRRWADQGSEVAASTWKWLTGRYR, encoded by the coding sequence ATGTCCCGCCAAGCCACGCCCGACCGAAGCTCGCTGCAACTGATCGCCGACGTACTCGTCGGCCGTCGCGTGGCATCGGATGTCGACGCAAACGCGTGGCCGCAGATTCCCCAACGGGCGGAGCATCACGGCCTCGCGCCGATGCTCTATGCGGCGCTGCGTCTGCAGGACCTGCCGGGCGAGGCACAGCCCGCACTTCAGTCGCTCGCTGTGTCAGTTCGCCAACATGCCGTGCACTGGATGCTGCTCGAACGGGCGCAGGTCGAAATCGCGCAGGCTCTCGACCACGCCGGCATCCCGGCGATCTGGCTGAAAGGCGGAGCGCTCGCGCACACCCTCTACCCCGATCCGGCGCTGCGCCCGATGGTCGATCTCGACGTGCTGGTGCCATTCGATCAGCGCGAGGACGCGCTGCGCGTCGTGCAGTCCACCGGCTACGACTTCTACGAGATGGACGAGTCGCTGCTGGGTCGCTCGGACAATGTGCTTCGGCAGAAACTCTCGCATCACTACCACCTGCGCGACGGTCCTGGCGGTCACGTCATCCTCGAGCTGCACTTTCGTCTGCTATCCTATGACGATTCGTCGCTCTCGCTGGACGATCACGCGTGGTTCTGGTCGCAACGGACCCCGGTGCGTCTTTCCGACGGCACCATGCTCGACACGCTTTCGCCCGACGCCCATCTGCTCTATCTCTGCGCACATGCGTTAATCCAGCATGGCCGGGATGACTTCCGCCTCTTGCGCTATCTCGACATTCACCTATTGATCCAGTTCTCCTACATCAACTGGACAGTGGTGACCGAGCGGGCGATCCAGCTGGGCTGGACACCGGCGGTGGAGGAAACGCTGCGGATGTGCAGGGACTACTTCGCGACGGAGTTGCCCGAGGATGTTCTGCACAGGTTGGCGCAGTCCCGATCCGCGCTGGGCGTCGAGCGGGTCGAGCGCATGGCGGGCGCCGGCAACCGCTGGGAGCGCGTGCGGACTAACCTGCGTGCGCTGTCGGTTCGCGAAGCGATTGTGTATGCCGCGCAGATCGTTATCCCGCGGCCACCGTACATGCGCAGCCGGTACCGCGTTCCTGAAGGCAGACCCGTCTGGCCATACTATCTGCGCCGCTGGGCCGATCAGGGAAGCGAGGTCGCAGCCTCGACGTGGAAGTGGCTAACCGGGCGGTATCGGTAG
- a CDS encoding PqqD family protein, translating into MPEGVLFKDIAGEAVLLNLNTETYFGLDEVGTRMWQVATTSETLQHAYDTLLEEYDVQSDVLRADLMRLIDELVSDGLLELVLP; encoded by the coding sequence ATCCCTGAAGGTGTCCTGTTTAAGGATATCGCCGGTGAAGCCGTTCTCCTGAATCTGAATACCGAGACGTACTTTGGCCTCGACGAGGTCGGTACCCGAATGTGGCAGGTCGCGACGACCTCCGAGACCCTTCAGCACGCCTACGACACGCTGCTCGAAGAATACGACGTCCAGTCGGACGTACTACGTGCCGATCTGATGCGCTTGATCGATGAGCTGGTGAGCGATGGCCTGCTGGAACTCGTCTTGCCGTAA
- a CDS encoding ISL3 family transposase — protein sequence MVEFPYLQAPQCRVEHITQQDGMCQVEVQTMTHACCCPVCGVTSTSIHSYRQRFVKDLPIGEHGVILSVRTKRFRCRNPECPQVTFVEEIPGVVARHARRTARLSTVLWHIGQVAGGQAGARLTRQLHLAVSRATLLRIVRQHPIAPSPSPTIIGIDDWAKRKGQRYGTIVVDLERHRVVDLLEDRDAETVVDWLRTCPQVQVVARDRSQQYAQAVAEGAPWAIQVADRWHLLKNLSEMVQRVLLERLPRMTLKVQSSAYANAPREKFPRAASDLRTSAAVRARRMREYIQVQQLRQHGHSERRIARVLGMSRGKVHRLYHAKTVPERRSAYVPSMLDPFIGYLKQRVAAGCTNAQQLWRELRDRGYPGASGQVAKWVHNQRHRPHNPQVSSDAVTEVRLPTLPTCVRVLTADPTQLSPEDSAVLTRLQQDAGLAGLYPLAQHFMTMVRQMQPDGLNAWVDTCSNSPVAALRHFAASISQDLAAVRAALELPWSNGQTEGQIHRLKMLKRQMYGRAKLDLLRLRILYAP from the coding sequence ATGGTCGAATTCCCCTACCTCCAGGCACCCCAGTGTCGAGTTGAGCATATCACGCAGCAGGATGGAATGTGCCAGGTCGAAGTGCAGACAATGACACATGCGTGTTGCTGCCCGGTCTGCGGCGTGACGTCAACGAGCATTCACAGCTATCGTCAGCGGTTCGTGAAGGATCTGCCCATAGGCGAACACGGCGTGATATTGAGCGTACGAACCAAACGCTTTCGCTGTCGCAATCCGGAGTGTCCACAAGTCACGTTTGTGGAAGAGATCCCGGGCGTGGTGGCCCGACATGCGCGCCGCACGGCCAGGCTTAGTACGGTGTTGTGGCACATCGGACAGGTTGCAGGCGGACAGGCTGGTGCGCGCCTGACGCGCCAACTGCACCTGGCGGTCAGTCGCGCGACGCTTCTGCGCATCGTGCGCCAACATCCCATTGCGCCATCGCCGTCGCCGACCATTATCGGCATCGACGACTGGGCCAAGCGGAAGGGGCAGCGTTACGGCACCATTGTGGTAGATCTCGAGCGCCACCGCGTAGTGGACCTACTGGAAGACCGCGACGCGGAAACGGTGGTCGACTGGTTGCGAACTTGCCCTCAGGTTCAAGTCGTCGCGCGCGACCGCTCCCAACAGTACGCGCAGGCGGTCGCCGAGGGTGCACCGTGGGCGATCCAGGTTGCAGATCGCTGGCACCTGCTGAAGAACCTGTCGGAGATGGTGCAGCGCGTACTGCTCGAGCGCCTGCCGCGCATGACCCTGAAAGTCCAGTCCTCCGCCTATGCGAACGCACCTCGTGAGAAGTTCCCACGGGCGGCGTCCGATCTGCGTACGAGCGCGGCGGTTCGGGCACGGCGGATGCGTGAGTACATTCAGGTCCAGCAGCTCCGCCAGCACGGGCACAGCGAACGGCGGATTGCCCGCGTACTGGGGATGAGTCGCGGTAAGGTGCATCGCCTGTATCATGCCAAGACGGTTCCGGAACGCCGCAGCGCCTACGTCCCAAGCATGTTGGACCCGTTTATCGGCTATCTGAAACAGCGCGTGGCCGCGGGCTGTACCAACGCGCAGCAGCTGTGGCGCGAGCTTCGCGACCGCGGCTATCCCGGCGCGTCCGGTCAAGTCGCCAAATGGGTGCACAACCAGCGCCACCGCCCCCACAATCCACAGGTGTCGTCCGATGCAGTGACGGAGGTTCGCCTCCCGACCTTGCCGACGTGTGTGCGTGTCCTGACCGCCGATCCTACCCAGCTGTCCCCCGAGGACTCCGCCGTTCTGACCCGTCTTCAGCAGGATGCCGGATTGGCGGGTTTGTACCCGTTGGCTCAGCACTTCATGACCATGGTCCGCCAGATGCAACCGGATGGATTGAATGCGTGGGTTGACACCTGCTCTAACAGCCCGGTAGCGGCACTACGGCACTTTGCCGCCTCCATCTCACAGGACCTCGCTGCGGTCCGAGCTGCCCTCGAACTGCCGTGGAGCAACGGTCAGACGGAAGGCCAGATCCACCGGCTCAAGATGCTCAAACGACAGATGTACGGTCGCGCCAAACTGGACCTCTTGCGCTTGAGGATCCTCTACGCCCCATGA
- a CDS encoding lasso peptide biosynthesis B2 protein translates to MACWNSSCRNGCHFRARPASERRQLLQALLLLSLVGVLRRVLRFSRLCTLLSRWAAAPNNAPLSAVDQMHHIAQAVQTASACAWPRPNCLDRSLTLWFMLNRRRITSELVFGVCYADGALDAHAWVTVQGSVLNDSPDVAERYAVIHPQAMP, encoded by the coding sequence ATGGCCTGCTGGAACTCGTCTTGCCGTAACGGCTGTCACTTCCGAGCGCGTCCCGCCAGCGAGCGCCGCCAACTGCTACAGGCACTGCTGCTGCTCTCATTGGTAGGCGTGCTGCGTCGGGTACTGCGATTCAGCCGGCTGTGCACTCTGCTCAGCCGATGGGCCGCCGCCCCCAATAACGCCCCGCTCTCCGCGGTCGACCAAATGCACCACATCGCGCAAGCCGTGCAAACGGCATCCGCTTGCGCTTGGCCGCGCCCGAACTGTCTCGATCGCTCGCTGACGCTGTGGTTCATGCTTAACCGTCGTCGCATCACCAGCGAACTGGTCTTTGGTGTCTGTTACGCCGACGGTGCGTTGGACGCACATGCGTGGGTCACGGTTCAGGGTTCGGTGCTTAACGACTCGCCGGATGTCGCCGAGCGCTATGCTGTGATTCACCCTCAGGCAATGCCTTGA
- the vanZ gene encoding VanZ family protein yields the protein MIDRIPVPIRIAAAVAWTALFVFLMLSPGQASLADDLSTAFGASELTDALGHLFMAFVETVLVFGALRPFLGVQRALVLTCVLVVALGAALELAQLWIPSRGATVLDFAAHCVGVGVGLWVVRRMKFTHTEA from the coding sequence ATGATCGATCGTATACCCGTCCCTATTCGAATCGCCGCAGCGGTGGCATGGACCGCGTTGTTCGTTTTCCTGATGCTTTCACCCGGACAAGCGTCGCTGGCGGATGATCTGTCTACCGCGTTCGGAGCGAGTGAGCTGACCGATGCGCTCGGGCATCTGTTTATGGCGTTCGTCGAGACGGTGTTGGTATTCGGCGCGCTGCGACCCTTTCTGGGCGTTCAGCGTGCGCTCGTGCTGACGTGCGTGCTGGTGGTGGCGCTCGGCGCGGCATTGGAGCTCGCCCAACTGTGGATTCCCTCACGCGGCGCCACAGTGCTCGACTTCGCCGCGCATTGCGTTGGGGTAGGGGTGGGGTTGTGGGTAGTTCGGCGGATGAAGTTTACTCACACCGAGGCATGA